The following coding sequences are from one Paenibacillus tundrae window:
- the asnB gene encoding asparagine synthase (glutamine-hydrolyzing), producing the protein MCGITGFIQWNRDLTQESELLVRMTDSLSNRGPDASGTWISNPCAFGHRRLSVMDPENGAQPMHALQGDTSYTVVYNGELYNAPELKNELLQRGHHFRTQCDTEVLLASYIEWGPACVDRFNGIFAFAIWDGGREQVFMARDRLGVKPLFYSNEKDALVFGSEPKSLLLHPDVEAAVGPEGLAEVFIVGPARTPGHGVYSSLHELKPAHALIFNRNGIRTYPYWKLESVPHEHDLDATAAEVRRLLQDTLERQLASDVPVCSLLSGGLDSSALSALAVDYYNRTGQGRVSTYSVDYVDNAKHFQAHSFQPGADGPWIQRMVDELKTDHHWIEIENGELVKALTQAMLVRDLPGMADVDSSLYLFCKEIKKGATVAISGEAADEVFGGYPWFHRDEMLNSGTFPWSVAPDMRAGLLSPDIREWIRPLDYLADRYSDAVAEVPLLAGETGKAAQMRVMSYLNITRFMPTLLDRKDRMSMGAGLEVRVPYCDHRLIQYVFNIPWEMKITGGREKGILRKALEGVLPDDVLYRKKSPYPKTHNPEYLAAVKQQVLEILDDASSPILPLIDKTQIRKLASSPDAASNLPWFGQLMSGPQLFAYLTQINTWLRTYNVAIR; encoded by the coding sequence ATGTGCGGTATAACCGGCTTCATACAGTGGAATCGGGACTTGACCCAGGAATCGGAGCTGCTGGTCCGAATGACGGACAGTTTGTCGAACCGAGGACCTGACGCTTCAGGTACATGGATTTCCAATCCTTGTGCTTTTGGACATCGGCGACTCAGCGTAATGGATCCAGAGAACGGAGCTCAGCCGATGCATGCGTTACAAGGAGACACCTCCTATACCGTCGTGTATAACGGAGAACTATACAATGCTCCCGAGTTAAAAAACGAACTACTCCAGCGTGGGCATCACTTCCGTACGCAATGTGACACAGAGGTATTGCTAGCCTCTTACATCGAATGGGGACCGGCATGTGTTGACCGGTTTAATGGCATATTTGCTTTTGCCATCTGGGACGGCGGGCGCGAGCAGGTATTTATGGCAAGAGATCGCCTTGGCGTTAAGCCTCTTTTTTACAGCAATGAAAAAGATGCACTTGTGTTCGGCTCTGAGCCCAAATCCCTTTTGCTGCATCCAGATGTGGAAGCTGCAGTAGGGCCCGAAGGACTAGCAGAAGTATTTATTGTTGGCCCAGCTCGGACACCGGGACACGGCGTATACTCTTCTCTTCACGAACTGAAACCTGCTCATGCACTTATTTTCAACAGGAACGGAATCCGAACCTACCCCTATTGGAAGCTGGAAAGCGTACCCCATGAGCATGATCTAGACGCAACAGCGGCTGAAGTACGTCGTTTGTTACAAGATACCTTGGAGCGCCAACTCGCCTCAGATGTTCCGGTATGCTCACTCTTATCCGGGGGGCTCGATTCCAGTGCTCTGTCAGCACTCGCAGTAGACTATTACAATCGAACGGGTCAAGGCCGAGTGAGCACATATTCAGTGGATTACGTCGATAACGCGAAGCACTTCCAGGCTCATTCCTTCCAACCTGGTGCAGACGGCCCTTGGATACAGCGTATGGTTGACGAACTGAAAACAGATCATCATTGGATTGAGATTGAGAACGGCGAGCTCGTAAAGGCGCTGACTCAAGCCATGCTTGTACGCGATCTACCAGGTATGGCGGATGTGGATTCCTCCCTCTATTTATTCTGCAAAGAAATCAAAAAAGGAGCCACCGTAGCCATCTCCGGAGAAGCTGCCGATGAAGTGTTTGGCGGATATCCGTGGTTCCATCGGGATGAAATGCTAAATTCAGGTACGTTCCCTTGGTCGGTTGCTCCAGATATGAGAGCAGGATTACTATCTCCAGACATACGCGAATGGATTCGACCACTCGACTATCTTGCAGACCGTTATTCCGACGCTGTAGCTGAAGTGCCTTTACTTGCTGGTGAAACAGGTAAAGCTGCTCAGATGAGAGTCATGTCATATCTTAATATCACACGATTTATGCCTACACTGCTTGACCGTAAGGATCGAATGAGTATGGGGGCTGGACTAGAGGTACGAGTACCTTATTGCGATCATCGCCTGATTCAATACGTGTTTAACATTCCCTGGGAAATGAAAATAACCGGTGGTAGAGAAAAAGGAATCCTCCGTAAGGCACTCGAAGGCGTGCTGCCAGACGATGTTTTATACCGTAAAAAGAGTCCTTACCCCAAAACACATAATCCTGAATATTTGGCTGCAGTCAAACAACAAGTGCTTGAGATTCTGGACGATGCTAGTTCTCCGATATTGCCTTTAATCGACAAAACGCAAATTCGCAAACTTGCATCTTCACCTGATGCAGCTTCAAACCTTCCATGGTTCGGGCAATTAATGTCCGGCCCACAATTATTTGCTTATCTAACTCAGATCAACACTTGGCTACGGACGTATAACGTGGCAATTCGTTAG
- a CDS encoding methyl-accepting chemotaxis protein, which translates to MKRISISAKLLLSFMTVLILLATVVVISYIQFISVERTFTDLINDRTSKLLTVKNMVIDVKSQQVELRNFITQENDQSEKAFTSYYEDYHKLSEELRANSTTQTMIDLLDRSDRSAEEYYAFGQDVIESKKQGRTSEITSLMLEKGPVLVAGFEEIVSAMEEHQQTSLDTGIVNANELIQQVLRLIVIIGIVSIVLGTVVALVMGRIISKPVAKVALAASRIADGDLTGEAIIVRNRDEIGDMAQSFNKMMDNLRLLIHQVGNNADRVAASSEELTASTEQTASATEQVAVTMEEIATGMDSQVKMVGDGFQTINELSTGFQQMTVNTQNMSDEATRASAKTVHGNDAVQSAVGQMNSIHETVGALATVIEELGKHSQEIGTMVESISEISAQTNLLSLNAAIEAARAGEHGRGFEVVASEVRKLSDQSAKSAEQISVLIAAIRTGMDNAAQSMENVNTEVQEGIDLVHKAGGTFEEIREAVSNVAGQTQEVSASIEQMAAGVEQINVSMQTIMEVTENAAAGTEEVSATTEEQLSAMQEIASAANDLSSMAEELQQSINRFKV; encoded by the coding sequence ATGAAGAGAATATCTATTAGCGCGAAACTGTTGTTGAGCTTTATGACAGTGCTTATTTTATTGGCTACTGTGGTTGTAATTTCATATATACAATTTATCTCGGTTGAGCGAACGTTTACGGATTTGATTAACGACCGAACTTCTAAACTGTTAACAGTCAAAAACATGGTTATTGATGTGAAGTCCCAGCAGGTGGAATTGCGGAATTTTATAACCCAAGAAAATGATCAGAGTGAGAAAGCGTTTACGTCATACTATGAGGATTATCATAAATTAAGTGAAGAATTAAGAGCGAATAGCACAACTCAAACGATGATTGACCTGTTAGACCGTTCGGATCGCAGTGCTGAGGAATATTATGCATTTGGTCAAGATGTGATTGAATCCAAAAAGCAAGGTAGAACAAGTGAAATTACAAGCTTAATGTTAGAAAAGGGGCCTGTGCTTGTAGCCGGTTTTGAAGAAATTGTCTCCGCTATGGAAGAGCATCAGCAGACTTCACTCGATACAGGTATTGTTAATGCCAATGAACTTATTCAACAAGTTCTCCGTTTGATTGTCATTATTGGAATCGTCTCCATTGTACTGGGAACCGTTGTTGCATTGGTGATGGGTCGAATTATTTCCAAGCCTGTTGCCAAAGTAGCTCTTGCGGCAAGCCGAATTGCCGATGGAGATCTCACAGGCGAAGCCATTATCGTTCGCAACCGGGATGAGATTGGAGATATGGCTCAATCATTCAACAAGATGATGGACAATTTACGTCTTCTAATTCATCAAGTAGGTAACAATGCAGATCGGGTAGCTGCATCATCCGAAGAGTTAACAGCAAGTACAGAGCAGACCGCCTCAGCGACGGAGCAGGTTGCTGTTACGATGGAGGAAATTGCAACGGGAATGGATTCACAGGTGAAAATGGTAGGAGACGGATTCCAGACGATCAATGAATTGTCGACTGGTTTTCAGCAGATGACTGTGAATACACAGAATATGTCGGATGAAGCAACCCGTGCATCAGCCAAAACAGTGCATGGTAACGATGCTGTCCAATCTGCTGTTGGACAAATGAATTCGATACATGAGACTGTAGGGGCGCTTGCTACAGTCATAGAAGAGTTGGGTAAACATTCACAAGAAATTGGAACCATGGTGGAGAGTATATCCGAAATCTCAGCGCAAACGAACCTACTGTCCCTTAATGCAGCTATTGAAGCCGCAAGAGCGGGTGAGCATGGTCGTGGATTTGAGGTGGTTGCTAGCGAGGTGCGAAAGCTATCTGATCAATCGGCAAAATCAGCTGAACAAATCAGTGTACTCATAGCCGCGATCCGTACAGGGATGGATAATGCAGCGCAGTCTATGGAAAATGTGAATACAGAGGTTCAAGAAGGTATAGATCTTGTTCATAAAGCAGGCGGCACCTTTGAGGAAATCCGTGAAGCTGTCAGCAATGTTGCGGGTCAAACTCAGGAGGTATCGGCATCTATTGAGCAAATGGCTGCGGGTGTGGAGCAGATTAATGTGTCAATGCAGACCATTATGGAGGTGACGGAAAATGCTGCTGCGGGAACGGAAGAGGTGAGCGCAACCACGGAGGAACAATTATCAGCGATGCAAGAGATTGCTTCGGCGGCAAATGACCTATCTTCTATGGCAGAGGAACTGCAGCAGTCTATTAATCGATTCAAAGTCTAA
- a CDS encoding STM4011 family radical SAM protein, with protein MRATLYYRGKLSSCNYDCPYCPFSKTVDSKETLALDEQQLRQFVNWVREQEGKGDRFSIFFNPYGEALVRRWYREAMVELSHMPHVDKVAVQTNLSVKLDWARELNTHKAAFWATYHPRETKESSFVKQCMTLREMGIGFSVGTVGLRSAFPAIQSMRECLPSDVYMWVNAFKDRPKYYTPEEIRFLRQIDPLFEGNLQDYDSLGKRCAAGSNVFYVQGSGHVKRCYKDRRIIGHLYRDGLEALAADRPCSMKKCGCYIGYIHMEDSPFREIFGTGLLERNPELIHR; from the coding sequence ATGAGAGCCACCTTATATTATCGTGGCAAGCTGTCATCATGTAACTACGACTGCCCCTATTGTCCGTTTAGTAAAACGGTAGATTCTAAGGAAACTCTGGCGCTGGATGAACAGCAACTACGTCAATTTGTGAATTGGGTGAGGGAACAGGAAGGTAAGGGAGACCGATTTTCCATTTTCTTTAATCCGTATGGAGAAGCATTGGTGCGGCGCTGGTATCGCGAAGCCATGGTAGAGTTGTCTCACATGCCTCATGTGGATAAGGTTGCTGTGCAAACCAATCTTTCCGTTAAACTGGATTGGGCGAGAGAGCTTAACACACACAAAGCGGCATTCTGGGCAACATATCATCCGCGTGAAACGAAAGAATCTTCTTTTGTGAAACAGTGTATGACTTTGCGAGAAATGGGCATTGGATTCAGTGTAGGTACAGTAGGATTACGTAGCGCATTCCCAGCTATTCAATCCATGAGGGAGTGTCTTCCGAGCGATGTGTATATGTGGGTCAATGCCTTCAAGGATCGCCCCAAGTATTACACACCGGAGGAAATTCGATTTTTACGGCAGATTGATCCGCTTTTCGAAGGGAATCTGCAGGATTATGACAGCTTGGGCAAGCGTTGTGCAGCTGGTTCGAATGTGTTTTATGTGCAAGGGTCAGGACATGTGAAGAGATGTTATAAAGATCGCCGAATCATTGGACATTTGTATCGCGATGGTCTAGAAGCTTTGGCGGCGGATCGTCCTTGTAGCATGAAAAAATGTGGTTGTTATATTGGCTACATTCATATGGAGGATTCACCGTTTAGAGAGATTTTCGGCACCGGACTGCTTGAGAGAAATCCAGAGTTGATCCACCGTTAG
- a CDS encoding STM4012 family radical SAM protein produces the protein MTTGHSVQSGSSNTATSLREVLTLPYRSYLYSYPHKTAYRELNPPMPLAPLWERENTDTYFLYMHIPFCAARCGFCNLFTLPDRRDDTHERYVDALERQAKQWAPITSRRPYSRFAIGGGTPTLLNEVQLNRLFDIAENVMGLDPQQASISVETSPDTVTDAKLAIMKERSVDRVSMGIQSFIEAEASAIYRPQKPQEVERALEKLTKYNFPLLNLDLIYGLPGQTVESWLYSLERVLAYEPGEIFIYPLYTRENTIVKPDDIERHGPDIRMELYRAARETLKSRGYVQYSMRRFAKEQSSAGTKVLLPYSCQEEGMVGLGCGARSYTSEVHYASKYGVSYKATQSIIADYVATERYDVADYGIVLSREEQKRRFILKALLHREGLALQDYYQRFGTSVMSEYIWLGELLTEGMAELKNEMGVEFLRLTEEGLGYSDAIGDWLISAEIREQMEGFVFS, from the coding sequence ATGACAACAGGCCATTCCGTACAGTCCGGGTCGTCTAATACAGCTACAAGTCTTAGAGAAGTTCTTACATTGCCGTATCGCTCGTATTTGTACTCTTATCCTCATAAGACAGCGTATCGTGAGCTAAATCCACCTATGCCACTCGCGCCGTTATGGGAACGTGAGAATACGGATACTTATTTTTTGTATATGCATATTCCGTTTTGTGCAGCACGCTGTGGTTTCTGCAATCTGTTTACATTACCAGATCGCCGAGATGATACCCATGAGCGTTATGTGGATGCCTTGGAGCGCCAAGCCAAACAATGGGCACCAATCACTTCGCGTAGACCTTATTCGCGCTTCGCTATCGGTGGAGGAACACCTACGCTATTAAACGAAGTACAGTTAAATCGACTGTTTGATATTGCGGAAAATGTGATGGGCCTTGACCCTCAACAAGCCTCCATCTCAGTCGAAACATCTCCCGATACGGTAACGGACGCCAAGCTTGCGATTATGAAAGAACGAAGTGTAGATCGTGTTAGCATGGGTATCCAAAGCTTCATTGAAGCAGAGGCTTCAGCGATCTATCGTCCACAGAAACCGCAAGAAGTGGAGCGAGCTCTCGAGAAGCTCACAAAATATAATTTTCCACTATTGAACCTGGACCTTATCTATGGTCTGCCTGGGCAGACCGTTGAATCATGGCTGTATTCGCTGGAACGTGTCCTTGCGTATGAACCGGGTGAGATTTTCATTTATCCACTCTACACACGGGAGAATACGATTGTGAAACCAGATGATATAGAGCGCCATGGGCCGGACATTCGGATGGAGCTATATAGAGCTGCACGAGAGACATTGAAGAGTCGTGGCTACGTACAGTACTCCATGCGTAGATTTGCGAAGGAGCAATCCTCTGCGGGAACGAAGGTACTCTTACCTTATAGCTGCCAGGAGGAAGGCATGGTTGGACTTGGCTGTGGGGCGCGTTCATACACAAGCGAAGTGCACTATGCTTCTAAGTATGGGGTTAGTTATAAAGCGACGCAGAGCATCATCGCAGATTATGTGGCTACGGAGCGATATGACGTGGCTGACTATGGAATTGTGCTGAGTCGTGAGGAACAGAAGCGTCGGTTCATTCTCAAAGCACTTCTGCACCGGGAGGGATTGGCGTTGCAGGATTATTATCAGCGATTTGGGACAAGCGTGATGTCCGAGTACATTTGGCTTGGTGAATTGCTGACCGAAGGAATGGCGGAGCTTAAGAACGAAATGGGCGTGGAGTTCTTACGATTGACAGAAGAAGGGCTAGGATACTCGGATGCCATTGGGGATTGGTTAATATCGGCTGAAATCCGTGAACAAATGGAAGGGTTTGTATTCTCATGA
- a CDS encoding STM4013/SEN3800 family hydrolase: MPDMNTIVGSHDLLMITLDTLRYDVAKLEEANCPNLCGTGSWEKRHTPGSFTYAAHHAFFGGFMPTPANTDKASHVRLFHSRNTGLKTHPHTWLFDTPDMVSGLAAEGYRTVCIGGVIFFTKKNPLAKVLPGYFQQSYWRMNFGVTNPRSTENQVQHALKLLKQIPPEEKLFLFLNVSAIHGPNRYFVEGAREESIETQRAALRYVDQALGPLFEAMRERARPTFCLAFSDHGTAYGEDGYQGHRLAHDVVWNVPYREFVL; encoded by the coding sequence ATGCCTGATATGAACACCATCGTGGGCTCTCATGATCTATTAATGATTACGCTGGATACGTTGAGGTATGATGTAGCCAAATTGGAAGAAGCGAATTGTCCCAACTTGTGCGGCACAGGTTCATGGGAGAAGCGGCATACACCAGGCAGCTTCACCTATGCGGCACACCACGCTTTTTTTGGTGGTTTTATGCCCACGCCTGCAAATACGGACAAGGCTTCTCATGTCCGGTTGTTTCACTCCCGTAATACGGGGTTGAAAACTCACCCCCATACGTGGCTGTTTGATACGCCCGATATGGTGTCTGGACTTGCAGCCGAAGGATACCGCACAGTGTGCATTGGCGGTGTTATTTTTTTTACTAAGAAAAACCCGCTTGCTAAAGTGCTTCCAGGTTATTTCCAGCAGAGCTATTGGCGCATGAACTTTGGTGTGACCAACCCTCGTTCAACGGAGAATCAGGTGCAGCATGCATTGAAACTGCTCAAGCAAATTCCGCCGGAAGAGAAGCTGTTTCTATTCTTGAATGTCTCGGCTATCCATGGTCCGAATCGGTATTTTGTAGAGGGAGCCAGAGAAGAGTCCATTGAGACGCAGCGAGCTGCGTTACGCTATGTTGATCAAGCACTTGGGCCATTATTTGAAGCGATGAGAGAACGTGCAAGACCAACATTTTGCCTCGCTTTTTCTGATCATGGGACTGCATATGGTGAGGATGGCTATCAAGGACATCGCTTGGCGCATGATGTGGTCTGGAACGTGCCTTATCGTGAATTTGTGTTATAG
- a CDS encoding STM4014 family protein, with amino-acid sequence MSDQERPFLLIGNPDNRRTFALQQARLRQGLKPAIVLSYIDLLQTWRQGATLAEVVSEAVSQGEGREGAGDYSFFIRIDAPGENWNVERELLSLGATVYSPLHRVDNRMMVTQEQALLLEQEWGRIYAPAQWFDGWRACLERIDKEVQQFFPSARFLNHPTDIITMFDKRQCQQQLSANGVTVPPSLQADVPIRSYGELRTAMKSEGMHRVFVKLACGSGASGVVAYQFNPRTGAEIAITTVGMVRNGAEVIFYNEGGMRRYTRTEEIRILLDWLCAEGAQIERWMAKSSIGSRVFDVRQLVAGGQVGHAIVRLSKTPITNLHLRNDRLLPTEAGLKDDQMLLIQKAAQAALSAFPNSWSAGIDVMLSGTEPRAYVLDVNPFGDLLYRVQHRGRGTYEWQMELLRKEPDYYA; translated from the coding sequence GTGAGCGATCAAGAGAGACCTTTTCTACTTATAGGGAATCCGGATAATCGGCGGACATTTGCTTTGCAGCAAGCAAGATTGAGGCAAGGGTTGAAGCCTGCCATTGTATTGTCTTATATTGATCTGCTTCAGACGTGGCGGCAAGGAGCAACACTCGCCGAAGTAGTTTCAGAAGCAGTCTCACAAGGTGAAGGCCGAGAAGGTGCTGGAGATTATTCGTTCTTCATACGAATAGATGCACCGGGAGAGAACTGGAATGTGGAACGTGAACTCTTGTCTCTGGGTGCGACTGTCTACTCGCCGCTTCATCGGGTTGATAACCGTATGATGGTTACGCAGGAACAGGCGTTGTTGCTGGAGCAGGAGTGGGGCCGGATCTACGCACCTGCTCAATGGTTTGACGGCTGGAGAGCGTGTTTGGAACGAATAGACAAGGAAGTTCAGCAATTCTTCCCCTCTGCTCGCTTTCTGAATCATCCTACAGACATCATAACCATGTTTGATAAAAGGCAATGCCAGCAGCAATTGTCTGCTAACGGTGTAACCGTACCGCCTTCGCTCCAAGCTGATGTTCCGATTCGGAGTTATGGTGAGTTACGTACGGCTATGAAGTCTGAAGGGATGCATCGTGTATTTGTTAAACTCGCTTGTGGCTCAGGCGCTTCCGGTGTAGTAGCATATCAGTTCAACCCAAGAACGGGTGCTGAGATTGCTATAACGACAGTGGGAATGGTGCGGAATGGGGCAGAGGTTATTTTTTATAATGAAGGTGGCATGCGCAGATATACCCGTACGGAAGAGATTAGAATTCTTTTGGACTGGTTATGTGCGGAAGGAGCACAGATTGAACGTTGGATGGCGAAATCGTCCATAGGCTCACGTGTATTTGATGTTCGTCAGCTCGTCGCAGGTGGACAGGTGGGTCATGCAATTGTTCGTCTTAGTAAGACACCTATTACGAACCTTCATTTGCGTAATGATCGCCTTCTGCCTACAGAGGCGGGATTGAAGGATGACCAGATGTTATTAATTCAGAAGGCCGCTCAAGCAGCGTTGTCTGCATTTCCGAACTCTTGGTCTGCCGGAATTGATGTCATGCTTAGTGGAACTGAACCGCGTGCTTACGTTCTAGATGTTAACCCGTTCGGGGATCTTTTATATCGGGTACAGCATCGCGGACGAGGTACATATGAATGGCAAATGGAACTTTTACGAAAGGAGCCCGATTACTATGCCTGA
- a CDS encoding STM4015 family protein, which translates to MQEVKLTVSYDDYENGIRIENLIEELAAKPESRTLESLVIGDWGQAYESSPDGFVSKLVELAPHFPSLKKLFIGDMGFEECEVSWIIQTDLTPLLRTFPQLTSFWIKGSNDLSLEPLEHANLEELVIICGGLPKKVISSVTHANLPELRKLELYLGVEDYGFDGSLEDVSPLFEQGRFPKLVYLGLKDSEIQDEIAQAIAEAPVLDQLEVLDLSQGTLSDVGAKALLASDKIKKLKHLDLSYHYMTDEMLIQWKRSGISVDVSDQQQSDEDDWRYPSLTE; encoded by the coding sequence ATGCAAGAAGTGAAGCTTACAGTTTCTTATGATGACTATGAGAATGGAATTCGAATTGAGAATTTAATTGAAGAACTTGCTGCCAAACCGGAAAGTCGCACACTCGAAAGTTTGGTCATCGGAGATTGGGGACAGGCATACGAGAGTTCACCCGACGGTTTCGTTTCTAAGCTTGTTGAACTGGCTCCACATTTCCCATCGCTGAAGAAATTGTTTATCGGTGATATGGGTTTCGAAGAGTGTGAGGTATCCTGGATTATCCAAACGGATCTAACTCCACTATTAAGAACATTTCCTCAATTAACATCGTTTTGGATTAAAGGGAGTAATGACTTAAGTCTGGAACCGTTGGAGCATGCAAACCTAGAAGAACTCGTGATTATTTGTGGAGGCTTACCTAAAAAAGTAATATCCTCCGTTACTCATGCCAATTTACCTGAGCTGCGGAAGCTGGAGTTATATTTGGGTGTCGAAGATTATGGCTTCGATGGTTCATTGGAGGATGTAAGCCCGCTGTTTGAACAGGGAAGATTCCCGAAACTAGTGTATCTAGGTCTAAAAGATAGTGAAATTCAGGATGAGATCGCGCAGGCGATTGCTGAGGCTCCTGTTCTGGATCAACTTGAAGTGTTGGATCTCTCCCAAGGCACTTTGTCGGATGTAGGGGCTAAAGCTCTTCTAGCTAGCGACAAGATCAAAAAGTTAAAGCATCTGGATCTAAGCTATCACTACATGACGGACGAAATGCTCATTCAATGGAAACGTTCGGGGATCTCTGTTGATGTGAGTGATCAGCAGCAAAGCGATGAGGATGATTGGCGGTATCCGTCCTTGACGGAATAA